CTCTCGGCCACAGGTGTGGAGTTTTTGTGTACGTTTGTGATGAGCTTCAATGTTAGGTCTCAtcagggaggttttttttttttttttttttttttaaagagcaggtGCTGTCCTCATCTTCCTCCCCCACATTTGAGTTTGCCTTGTAGtggaaaaaaagtaaaggaagaaaaccaaaaCGGGGGAAAGGGTGATCATCTGAATGATTTCAAGAAAGGGGGCCATGGGCTGTGTTATCTAAATGAATAATTGCAGAGTGAGATCAGAGTGACTTGGCGAGGCCGAGTATGTTCAACCATTTCTCCCTTGTACCCTTAGAACTGGGATGATGAATGGGACGACCTCGTCAAAATGGCATCCACAGACACCCCCGTGGCGCGAGGCGGGCTGCAGTATCACTCCCTGGAAGAAATACACATATTTGTCCTTTGCAACATCCTCCGAAGGCCCATCGTGGTCATTTCAGGTGAGACGCCCGCAGGTCACTGCCGTCTTCAGTACCGTGCGGCCTTGGTGCTTCGGCTCTTAGCGGAGGCCCACGCGACCCAAGTTAGAGGTGACGCTAGCTGGGTGGAAGTTACTGAGAGTCACCTGAGGcccttcatttcctttctctttccttacaCAGACAAAATGCTGAGAAGCTTGGAATCAGGTTCAAATTTCGCCCCTTTGAAAGTGGGCGGAATTTATTTGCCTCTGCACTGGCCTGCCCAGGAGTGCTACAGATACCCCATCGTCCTCGGCTACGACAGCCAGCACTTTGTGCCGCTGGTGACCCTGAAGGACAGTGGACCTGGTGAGAAAACTGAGCGTCTACTCATGTGACAATTCCATGAGCTTCCAGATGGCAGGGGGCGTGTTCTGCTCCTCATGGAGGTGTAATGCTTTCAGTAGCAAGAATCGTGGTACCCCCACATCTCTGTGGCTGACTGCCGCGTGTTGTCAGCACGTTCATAGCAAGTAGGACATGGATACACATATGTAGGACTGCTCTGCTACTATTGCTATGTGATAGATGAAGGCGCACACAGGGCCTGACTCGGGTGGCTGTTAGCTTCCTAGAGTTATTTGGTAGCGGGCACAGCACTGTGCTTTCAATACATTCTATTTCTTTCGTTCTATCTGCACAGCATCCCTGTGAGAGGCAGGCATTGACAGCGTTAGTTCACAGGTGGGATAGGCGAGGCTCCCAGAGGCAAATCTGCACCTCTTGTAACATGATAGTGACCGAAGTAGGATTCTAACTGAGGTCGCTCTGACGCCACAGTGTGGGAAATCAAGCTGTAGGATGCACCACTTCCACGCTGCTGACTATTCCATGAGCTTCCTGAAAATAAGCGTGCCTGACACAGGGCAGGGTTTAGcgctttctgttttcctttttgcgTTTAACTGTGCTGAGATAATGCTTTGCTGTTCTTTCTGCATTTTCCAGATGTACTCATTGTTTGCTTGACTTTCCTTAGAACTTCATGTAGTGGCATCGTATTTACCTATGTCCTGTTTTCCCCCACAGAAATCCGAGCTGTGCCCCTGGTTAACAGAGACCGAGGAAGATTTGAAGACCTAAAAGTCCACTTTCTGACAGATCCTGAAAATGAGATGAAGGAGAAGCTCTTGAAAGAGTACCTGATGGTGATCGAAATCCCAGTGCAAGGCTGGGACCACGGCACGACGCATCTGATTAACGCCGCGAAGTAAGCAGTTTGTGTGTAGCGCTCTTCTTCATCCGTCACTTTGTGCTTCGGCTGTGTAGGCTGGTGCCGCTGCCAAGCTCAGCAGCACAGTTCCTCACAGCCAGTTTCCTCCAGGGTGAAACAGATTCGGTGTTCTGTGCACGAATGGGGCAGGCTCAGCCGCAGGAACACCAGCTTCGGTTTCAAATGGAAAGAAGTCGTTCGTCCACACTGGTTTTCCTGGATGTCTGGATGTGGAGAGTTAGAACTGTGGGTTTGAGATGTGCGTTTAGCAGTGGGTGTTCAAGCTCACTGAAGATGgcacattagagtgcctgagttcgagtcccagccccagcttcttgctggtgcaggctgtgagaggcagtggtgatggttcaagtcattgggtttttgccacctgcctgggaggcctgggtcatgttcccagctccctgctctggccccaggccagcctcagctgttaacAGGCATCTGGgagctttctgtttctctttctctccatgtctttgcatgtcatataattttttttaatttaagtgcaTCTATGTTAAGGATAGTTTCCTTGTTGTTCTTAATTGCTCTAGTACATTCAGGAGTttccagaagttcatgggaaagtagaattaaaagataagtttgacGGCTAGTGCTATGGCAAGgccggttaagccaccaactgcaatgccggcatcccatgagagCACaggattgagtcccggctgctctgcttctaatccagctccctgctaatgtgcctgggaaagcagcggaggatggcccaaatccctgggtccctgcacccacatgggagaactggatgaagctcctggatcctggcttcaccctggcccagccctggccattgtggccattttgggagtgaaccagtggatagaagatctctctatctctcgctgtctctctgtaactctgcatttcgaatatatacttttttaaaaaaacgtttgttttggtgcaaaacagttttaaaatctgtgcatattttcataatacacattttccatgacctttcggAGGTACCATCATATTAAAAAGACTAGCAAGTGAACACTCTTAGAAACAAGCCTTTTTCTCTTAGCATTTTGGCAAGGACAGACCCAGAGAGGCCTGTAGAGTTTGTTTATATGACAGCCCATGATTTTGCCACCTGGCAACAGGATGAGAGCCTCAGGGTACAGACTGAGTGGATATCAagtcttttgggtttttttgtttgtttgttttcaaagatttatttacttatttgaaagtcagagttacacagagagaggagaggcagagagagaggtcttccgtctgatggttcactccccagatgaccacaacggctggagctgcaccgaccgaagccaggagccaggagcttcttctcagtctcccacacgggtgcaggggcccaaggatttaggccatcttccactgctttcccaggccatagcagagagctgggttggaagaggagcagccaggactagaaccggcgccccatggaatgccggcgcttcaggccagggtgttaacccactgtgccacatcgctggccctgGATATCAAGTCTTTAAACCCTGGCTTAAAGAGCTGCCTGTTGCTGAGACCTGGAAATGCACACGAGATGGCAGTGAGGGCAAAAGAGAGTCACTTTCTCAAAGTGGAGATTCGCAGATGGCGGACTCAAAAGTAAATACGGCACTTGGGGGTCTGCCTCTTTGTTAGTCATGGCAGTGAAGGCTGGTGGAGACGAGGCGCTAGGTTAGAATTAATAACCACAAAATAGAGAGCACCCAATTCCACAGTGGACTGTACTCATCCCAGACGAACGGCCTGGGTTCCGTCTCACTGCGCATTTGGCCTCCCAGAAGTGGGAAAGGAAAAGTGGCACAGCGAGCTTTGTGAGGAAGCAAGAGagtgagcaggtgcagaggcagccGTGACCGAGCCCTCTCCTGGGAATTCCCTGTGACTGGCCGCACCCGGACTGGGTGGCTGAGGTGGTGACCTCCAGCAGCTGCGGACTGGTTCCTGCGAGGTTTGCCTCTGGAACACGTTAGCAGAAGTGGCCGACCGCATCACACTGGCAGGGCAGGCCCTTGGTGGGGACCTCATGTCAGTGACTAGTTCTCAGCCCCGCTCATGTGTGGCTCTGTGTCATCTCGTGtgttttcccttttcatctccaGGTTGGATGAAGCCAACTTACCGAAAGAGATCAATCTGGTCGACGACTACTTTGAACTTGTGCAGCACGAGTACAAGAAATGGCAGGAAAACACTgaccaggggaggagggaggtgcaCGCCCAGAAGCCCGTGGAACCTTCCAGGCCCCAGCTCTCACTCATGGATGTCAAATGTGAAACGCCCAACTGTCCTTTCTTCATGTCCGTGAACACCCAGCCCCTGTGCCACGAATGCTCCGAGAGGCGGCAAAAGAACCAGAACAAACTcccaaagccagggccagaggGGCTCCCGGGCGTGGCGCTTGGGGCCCCTCGGGGAGAGGCCTGTACAGAGTCCTCAGCCTGGCGGCCAGAGGAGCCAGCTGGGGGGCCGCATTCGGCGCCACCGACAGCTCCCAGCCTTTTCCTGTTCAGCGAGACCACGGCCATGAAGTGtaggagccctggctgccccttcACGCTGAATGTGCAGCACAACGGATTCTGCGAGCGTTGCCACCACGCGCGGCAGCTCAGCGCGGCCCACGCCGCGGGCGACTCGAGGCATTTGGACCCTGGTAAGTGCCGGGCGTGCCTCCAGGACGCCACCAGGACGTTTAATGGGATCTGCAGTACTTGCTTCAAAAGGACTACAGCAGAgccctcctccagcctcagtgCCAGCGTCCCTCCCTCGTGTCACCAGCGCTCCAAGTCAGACCCCTCGCAGCTCATCCAGAGTCTCTCCCCGCATTCTTGCCGCAGAGCTGGGAACGACACCCCCTCCGGCTGCCTCCCCTCAGCCGCACGGACTCCAGCGGACAGGACTGGGACGAGCAAGTGTAGAAAAGCCGGCTGCACGTATTTCGGGACTCCAGAAAACAAGGGCTTTTGCACCCTCTGTTTCATCGAGTACAGAGAGAACAAACGTGAGTGCCATGGTTGATCTCCCTGGGCAGCAGCTACCCCGCCCGAAGCGGGGGTTTATTCCTGGTCTTCAAGAGGGGGAGTCCATCTGGGCAGCTGGGTAGAATGGTCAGAGCCCAGCCTGCTTCTGCACCATGGGTCAGAGTGGCTTGGCCAGctgcacagggaggcagagggcacgGTGGGGTCGCAGCAGCTGCAAGGTGCCGCCACATTTCCAAGAATCTATGGTAACCTGCAGATGGAGCACCTGGAATTGGTTTTCATAAGGCCATTCTGTGTGTGGCATATAAATGCCATAAACTCTAAGAGAGAGTTTCAACTAGACTTCTGCAGCTTTGGGCTAATAAAGAAATCTGGAAATCTGGGGTTGGGGCAGCCTTGACTGACAGAAGGAAACATTTGGGGTCTGGGAAATCTGAATTTGGAAGGAGGACAGGCAGTaagtgtctgctgtgtgtcctggaaCCGTCGCCGGTCAGCGCTCCTTGTGCAAGCTGGGCGACTTGTAAAGCAAAGGTGTTTCAGAAGCGGTGGTATCATGTTGGCTACATTTGTAGAAGTCTGCTCGCCGCTTCTGTGTTTGGAATCCATGTATTTCTGTACTGTGAGCGTTGCTGGGGCCTCGTGGCGACCCATACATTGTGCTGATCAGCATCCACTTTCTCGTAGATTTTGTAGCGTCCTCGGGGAAAGCCAGTGCCACGGCCTCCAGGTTCCAGAACACCGTGCCGTGCCTGGGCAGGGAATGCGGCACCCTCGGCAGCACCACGTTCGAAGGCTACTGTCAGAAGTGTTTCATTGAAGCACAGAATCAGCGATTTCACGAAGCAAAGAGGACGGAAGAGCAACTGGTGAGCAATCCCCACGCAGTGCAGGTCAGGCCTCCCCTGCGGGAACAGCTCCTCCCACCTGTCACAGGCAGGCTCTCTCCCCTCGGGCTCTGTGTCCCCGTGATAAAGGATCATTTTACAAAGtcacggggccagcattgtggcacagtggcttaagctgctgccggtgatgccagcatgccaaatatgagcgctggttccagtcccagctgctccacttctgatccagctccctgctaatggacaagggaagcagcaaaggatggcccaagtgcctgggcttctgccacccacatgggagaccaggccggagttccaaactcctggttttggcctggcccagccctggcccttgcaaccatttggggaatgaaccagtgagtggaagattctctctctctctttctctgtctccctgtctctgtcactcaagTCTGCAGGAAGATCTAAGGGATAAAAATCCCATTCACCTTATCTTCCCAGCTTGGAGGGACTGCTATTGATTTTCTTGAACTAAGCATACTTTAGAAGTCATTTTATAAAGCAGATAAAATCTGCCGTAGAATAAAACCTCTTCAAGCTTCCAAAAAGCCAGGTAGTTATCCGAGACTTCTTGAATTGTGGCAGAAACACAAACATCGCAAAGGCAGACTTTTTCAATGATCCTTTATCACAGGGagagaaggcagaagccaggggcttccacTTAGCGGCCTCAAAGCAGGCCTGCAGCTAGCTGTGGAGCGGTAGGAATTGGCTAAGTAAGCACAGCCGGTCCTCAGTCCCGACAGAAGAGAGCTGGGCCGGCTTCGCTGGGAGTGGTGGTGGGCTTGACCTCCTCAGGGCGAGGTCTGGTTTCCTGGGGATCGGAAGGCCACGTCCAGCTCGCTGATGGCACCTGCCCGCTGCTCCCTTGCGCGGGTGTGGAATCTGCTGTGTCCAGTGAGATCTTGTGCCCTCTCTGGGAAACATGAGCCACAATTCTGTCTGTTCTTTCCC
The sequence above is drawn from the Lepus europaeus isolate LE1 chromosome 3, mLepTim1.pri, whole genome shotgun sequence genome and encodes:
- the TNFAIP3 gene encoding tumor necrosis factor alpha-induced protein 3 is translated as MAEQLLPQALYLSNMRKAVKIRERTPEDIFKPTNGIIHHFKTMHRYTLEMFRTCQFCPQFREIIHKALIDRNIQASLESQKKLNWCREVRKLVALKTNGDGNCLMHAACQYMWGVQDTDLVLRKALFSTLKETDTRNFKFRWQLESLKSQEFVETGLCYDTRNWDDEWDDLVKMASTDTPVARGGLQYHSLEEIHIFVLCNILRRPIVVISDKMLRSLESGSNFAPLKVGGIYLPLHWPAQECYRYPIVLGYDSQHFVPLVTLKDSGPEIRAVPLVNRDRGRFEDLKVHFLTDPENEMKEKLLKEYLMVIEIPVQGWDHGTTHLINAAKLDEANLPKEINLVDDYFELVQHEYKKWQENTDQGRREVHAQKPVEPSRPQLSLMDVKCETPNCPFFMSVNTQPLCHECSERRQKNQNKLPKPGPEGLPGVALGAPRGEACTESSAWRPEEPAGGPHSAPPTAPSLFLFSETTAMKCRSPGCPFTLNVQHNGFCERCHHARQLSAAHAAGDSRHLDPGKCRACLQDATRTFNGICSTCFKRTTAEPSSSLSASVPPSCHQRSKSDPSQLIQSLSPHSCRRAGNDTPSGCLPSAARTPADRTGTSKCRKAGCTYFGTPENKGFCTLCFIEYRENKHFVASSGKASATASRFQNTVPCLGRECGTLGSTTFEGYCQKCFIEAQNQRFHEAKRTEEQLRSSQRRDVPRTTQSSSRPKCARATCRNILACRSEELCMECQHLSQRVGSGAPRGELAPEEPPKQRCRAPACDHFGNAKCNGYCNECFQFKQMYG